The following coding sequences are from one Shewanella eurypsychrophilus window:
- a CDS encoding response regulator transcription factor produces MKILLAEDQAMVRGALAALLSLDGEFEVTQASDGNEALSLLKANSYDLLLTDIEMPGLTGLELAKWCQQHASIKVIILTTFGRAGYIKRAIESGAGGFLLKDAPSDSLIKAIHQVMSGKRVIDPELAIMAIGDEVDPLNDKERRALRLAGDGKSTAEIATSLFIAEGTVRNYLSEAISKLNATNRIDAARIAKQKGWL; encoded by the coding sequence ATGAAGATATTACTAGCAGAAGATCAAGCTATGGTCAGAGGCGCACTAGCAGCACTTTTGAGCTTAGATGGCGAGTTTGAAGTCACCCAAGCCAGCGATGGGAATGAAGCACTATCTCTGTTAAAAGCCAATAGCTACGATCTTCTGCTAACCGATATTGAAATGCCGGGCCTGACAGGATTAGAGCTTGCCAAATGGTGCCAACAACACGCTTCTATCAAGGTAATTATTCTCACCACATTTGGCAGAGCTGGCTATATTAAGCGTGCTATTGAGTCGGGCGCTGGCGGATTCTTGCTCAAAGACGCACCTTCCGACAGTCTTATTAAAGCCATACACCAAGTCATGTCGGGGAAGCGAGTTATCGACCCAGAGCTGGCAATTATGGCCATAGGTGATGAAGTAGATCCTCTTAACGATAAAGAGCGCCGTGCTCTTCGCTTAGCTGGAGACGGAAAATCTACCGCAGAGATAGCCACCAGCCTGTTCATTGCTGAAGGTACGGTACGAAATTATTTATCTGAAGCCATAAGCAAGCTTAACGCTACCAACCGAATAGACGCGGCACGTATCGCTAAACAGAAGGGCTGGCTTTAA